TAAAGCTgttaaatgtttctttcaatCTTGCCtaattaaggaagaaaaagatatcgTCTTAAACGAGTAACAAGCCAGAGTACGTACGACAGTCGGATAATGAAGATCACTGCGTTCTCTTTAGATTTTCTTTTAGTCGCCTTTACTGGTGGTTTCTTAAACGTGACAATGAAATCTGTTCCACATATTACTATTGTCCTTTTACTGCACTCTACATATGTTAATTGTATTTATAGCCAGGTTAGAAGCAAGAGTCATAACCGTTCATGTGGCGTGGTTCTGGTTAGTCTAGATTAGAGGAAGCTTCCGATTCTCTCATAATCAATTTaccttttttatctttgtagttTGGGCGATACACAGCACTTCTTGCAGGTTTCATGTATGGGGCCAGCAACCTAAGTAAGTATTGGCTAGTTATTTTACAATCACTGTTATATTGATAACTATTAAAAGAGAAACGAATATTTTTGAATTGTAAGTAAACATTCAGTATTGTTATTCCTCCTGCCAACAAGAATGGTGCATTGTGTAAAGTAATGCAGAGATCATCTTAAGCACCCTTTCTGTTTTCTACTTAAGGCTACTTAGGGTGAGAAAGAATGGTTCAAGTCATGGAGGAGGGGTATGATCACATGCAGTGGCAGCTATCCTAGGGGTCATGTTTTAGTAATTGATTGCATCCATCTAAGCTGACAAGTATTCTCACCATCCTCCTCAGGctaaaccattctttcctgcccaACAAGTTTGATCtttaaagcaaacaattttaGCCAGATAGTTTGAAGCCTGCATAGATCGGCATCTATCAGGCAATGAAAACtaatccaaaatatttttaaaaaatataaacagcttGTTAAGGCAAGTTAGGTGTGATTGAATAGATAACTAGATATTTTActataagataagactttatttatcccagagggcaattctgttgcagctcaattaaaattcatacacaattgcatgcacaaaactattcatgccTCATTCAATTTAATAGTCACTATAAGTGACTATTAAAAGAACTTTGGGCCTCGTTCACCATTTGAGAACCTGAGTAGGATTCAGCATCTCAGTTTGTGAAATAagcttttttctgtattatactttatttttacaccTTGAAGATGTTGGTTTTATTTAGGAACTAGagactttcaaaattatgtacTTCGTGCACACACTTGCTTGTTAAAACAGAAAGACTaacaagaaaggaagagaaaattcaGGAACATGAGAACAAATTGCGGGCTATACGCAATGCAAAGCATCAGGCAGAGAAGGAGAAGCTTGCTAAACGTAAGaacttttatgtttatgtagttCTTATCAGAGCATCTGGTTGTTGAACATCTGAAAGGATTTGTTtgcgttttatttatttcttacctGGGGACTTTTATTTCCATAAGCTTTATTGTTTAGTGACTAAATATAATATACAAACATTAAGTATTCAACAATGTGTAAA
This sequence is a window from Pomacea canaliculata isolate SZHN2017 linkage group LG5, ASM307304v1, whole genome shotgun sequence. Protein-coding genes within it:
- the LOC112563812 gene encoding ATP synthase subunit e, mitochondrial-like translates to MATLAPPKAVSPLIRFGRYTALLAGFMYGASNLKRLTRKEEKIQEHENKLRAIRNAKHQAEKEKLAKLEMDALGREVGVLPK